The Methanolacinia petrolearia DSM 11571 genome has a segment encoding these proteins:
- a CDS encoding HepT-like ribonuclease domain-containing protein — MNRDRMFICHIRDEIEFLSDATESLTYEKLDADKIMQHVVQKSLEIIGEAAKNVSPELKAEYPEIH; from the coding sequence ATGAATCGCGACAGGATGTTTATCTGTCATATCCGTGATGAAATAGAGTTTCTTTCGGATGCTACCGAATCTTTGACATATGAAAAACTTGATGCCGATAAAATAATGCAGCATGTCGTTCAGAAATCACTGGAAATTATTGGCGAGGCTGCAAAGAATGTATCCCCCGAGTTGAAAGCAGAATATCCTGAAATACACTGA
- a CDS encoding ABC transporter ATP-binding protein, which yields MTLEVENLTFSYEKNLRDVLCDVSFSAKDGDLLAVLGPNGVGKSTMFRCILGFLRNYTGSVFLEGADIKTLDHKQIAKKIAYIPQSTFPVFNFTVLDVVLMGLTNQISILSEPKQQHVDEAYEAMKSLGIAHLKNAGYGEISGGERQLALIARALVQKAKILIMDEPTANLDYGNQWRVMRRIVNLANDGYIVILSTHNPDHAFLYANRVLMIQGGKVIADGPPEDVMTPDLIRDVYGVSVCIEDYENVNRTHKICIPRDE from the coding sequence ATGACACTTGAGGTTGAAAATCTGACGTTTTCCTACGAAAAAAATCTCAGGGATGTATTATGTGATGTATCGTTTTCTGCAAAGGATGGAGACCTTCTTGCAGTTCTGGGACCTAACGGGGTTGGGAAGAGCACGATGTTTCGCTGCATTCTCGGGTTTCTCAGGAATTATACCGGCTCAGTTTTTCTGGAAGGAGCTGATATAAAGACACTCGATCACAAGCAGATTGCAAAGAAGATTGCATATATTCCGCAGTCGACTTTTCCTGTCTTCAATTTCACTGTTCTGGATGTCGTCCTTATGGGGCTTACGAACCAGATCAGTATCCTCTCCGAGCCGAAGCAGCAGCATGTCGACGAGGCGTATGAGGCGATGAAGAGTCTCGGAATCGCCCACCTGAAAAATGCGGGTTACGGGGAAATCTCCGGGGGGGAACGGCAGCTTGCACTTATCGCTCGTGCACTTGTCCAGAAGGCGAAGATACTGATCATGGACGAGCCGACCGCTAACCTGGACTACGGAAACCAGTGGAGGGTGATGAGAAGGATTGTGAATCTTGCAAATGACGGGTATATCGTGATTCTTTCCACCCATAATCCGGATCATGCATTTCTCTATGCAAACCGCGTTCTGATGATCCAGGGAGGGAAGGTAATAGCGGACGGTCCTCCCGAGGATGTCATGACTCCCGATCTGATCAGGGATGTGTATGGCGTGAGTGTATGTATCGAAGACTACGAGAATGTCAACCGTACTCATAAGATCTGCATTCCGCGCGATGAATAG
- a CDS encoding DUF7226 domain-containing protein, with product MEIGRIAPLLPDMERNLMRKKNFGIVQDNSDAQNPQPFPVDVVSELSVDLDELLLSVKEDSSNPFKVPFPQANDLDKVLDIIVFFDEKGKTTEQISSKFKFHGRQGDYYANAAIFLGFLERNHENAGSFILTGLGREIKRCSTQRCRKRILFVQMLKKPVLRSAIVLLKHCNYDLNKVTIESLVPVIRENYSKYTRTTSRRRASTVLSWIKWACLNFSFKS from the coding sequence GTGGAAATCGGCAGAATTGCGCCATTATTGCCGGACATGGAAAGGAATCTCATGCGAAAAAAAAATTTTGGAATAGTTCAGGATAATTCTGACGCACAAAATCCGCAGCCGTTTCCGGTCGATGTCGTGTCTGAATTATCAGTCGATCTTGATGAACTGCTCCTTTCCGTGAAAGAAGATTCATCAAATCCGTTTAAAGTGCCGTTTCCGCAGGCAAATGATCTTGACAAGGTCCTTGATATAATAGTCTTTTTCGACGAAAAAGGTAAAACAACTGAACAAATATCGAGTAAATTTAAATTTCACGGCAGGCAGGGGGATTATTATGCAAATGCAGCAATATTTCTCGGTTTTCTGGAGAGAAATCATGAGAACGCCGGTTCTTTTATTTTAACAGGGCTTGGTAGAGAGATTAAGCGCTGTTCAACGCAGAGGTGCCGTAAGAGGATTTTATTCGTTCAAATGTTAAAAAAACCGGTCTTGCGATCAGCAATCGTTTTATTGAAACACTGTAATTATGATTTAAATAAGGTTACTATAGAATCTTTGGTACCTGTCATCAGGGAAAATTATAGTAAATATACCCGGACGACAAGCAGAAGGAGGGCTTCTACAGTGTTAAGTTGGATAAAATGGGCTTGTCTTAATTTTAGTTTTAAATCTTAA
- a CDS encoding nucleotidyltransferase family protein, with protein sequence MAGTYKSIREEILEKLDANLPYIQQHFGIESIGIFGSVSRGEDTADSDIDVLISFSAGQATLSNLVNLGDYLEELFGRKVDLVTERALSSYIRQDVMSEVIRV encoded by the coding sequence ATGGCAGGTACTTATAAAAGCATCAGGGAGGAGATTTTAGAGAAACTTGATGCAAATCTGCCTTATATTCAACAGCATTTTGGGATTGAATCTATCGGCATATTTGGTTCTGTCAGCAGGGGAGAGGACACCGCAGATAGTGATATCGATGTACTAATTTCATTTTCGGCCGGTCAGGCTACTCTTTCAAATCTGGTTAATTTGGGAGATTATTTGGAAGAATTATTCGGTCGAAAAGTAGATCTGGTTACCGAACGTGCTTTGAGTTCTTATATTCGTCAGGATGTTATGTCCGAGGTAATCCGCGTATGA
- a CDS encoding FecCD family ABC transporter permease has protein sequence MSDPDNNERILPNYRFRFVILVAAVFFCALFSLGVGRFSISMPDVVMILISNILSIINASPIEETWDYAMNSVVMNIRLPRILAALLVGAALSTAGAAYQGMFQNPLVSPDILGASAGAGFGASLAIYLSLGSSAVTIFAFTGAITAVGVAYCISRLTKGSPILGMVLAGILVGSLFSASLSYIKLIADTTEQLPAITYWLMGSLSAATMSDVFYAGPLIIAGLIPLVLLKWRLNILTLGEDEAKSMGVNTRLLRVVVIVCATLVTAVAVAISGIIGWVGLVIPHFCRMVFGYDYRMIIPASIFMGGGFLLLVDDFARTMASIEVPLGILTAFVGGPIFAYLLIVNGRRS, from the coding sequence ATGAGCGATCCCGACAATAATGAGAGAATACTTCCGAATTACCGGTTCAGGTTTGTGATCCTTGTTGCCGCAGTCTTTTTCTGTGCCCTGTTTTCGCTTGGAGTCGGGCGTTTTTCCATCAGCATGCCCGATGTTGTGATGATTCTCATTTCAAATATTCTCTCGATAATAAACGCATCTCCTATTGAAGAAACATGGGATTATGCGATGAACAGTGTCGTGATGAATATCCGCCTTCCAAGAATCCTCGCAGCATTGCTTGTCGGTGCAGCTTTATCTACTGCAGGTGCAGCATACCAGGGAATGTTTCAGAATCCGCTGGTCTCCCCCGACATTCTCGGTGCATCGGCAGGTGCGGGTTTCGGGGCATCGCTTGCAATTTATCTCTCCCTGGGAAGCAGTGCTGTTACGATTTTTGCATTTACAGGCGCTATCACCGCGGTCGGTGTCGCATATTGCATAAGCCGGCTTACCAAAGGGTCTCCGATTTTGGGGATGGTTCTTGCAGGTATTCTTGTAGGAAGTCTGTTTTCGGCTTCTCTTTCCTATATCAAGCTGATCGCCGATACGACGGAACAACTTCCGGCAATAACCTACTGGCTCATGGGGAGCCTCTCGGCCGCAACGATGTCCGATGTTTTTTATGCCGGACCGCTGATTATTGCCGGACTGATCCCGCTTGTTCTCCTTAAATGGAGGCTGAACATACTGACTCTCGGCGAGGACGAGGCGAAGAGCATGGGGGTCAATACCAGGCTTCTGCGTGTTGTCGTTATCGTATGCGCAACGCTTGTCACTGCGGTTGCCGTGGCAATCTCGGGGATAATCGGGTGGGTAGGTCTTGTTATTCCGCATTTCTGCAGGATGGTCTTCGGGTATGATTACAGGATGATCATTCCGGCATCTATCTTTATGGGTGGTGGTTTCCTCCTCCTGGTCGATGATTTTGCACGCACGATGGCATCGATCGAGGTTCCTCTGGGAATCCTTACTGCATTCGTCGGCGGACCGATCTTTGCATATCTTTTGATTGTCAACGGGAGGCGATCATGA
- a CDS encoding type IV pilin produces the protein MNFLKKEPGHSEAAVSPVVGVMLMLVVTIIIAAVVSGFAGGLVGGTDQKAPLLTLDVKISNTGTYIGSGFSATVTSVSDPIPTKDIKIATSWRVKDSNTSDITSGGNTSTPLVANVNSPEIEGTSLIKSNAPYGYGPGVNSSSGAQSLTNPFDKPDQQFGNYSLVQGTGLVAFAYGSNSEKAIGSSTGLSDDGGYGVVTDYEYISDGYFGTGALDAAQAVLGTNWEKLRVGDTVNVKVIHIPTGKVIFEKDVAVTEG, from the coding sequence ATGAATTTTCTAAAGAAAGAACCGGGGCATAGCGAAGCGGCTGTGTCACCCGTTGTCGGTGTAATGCTGATGCTGGTTGTCACCATCATCATTGCAGCGGTAGTAAGCGGTTTTGCAGGCGGTCTGGTAGGAGGAACCGATCAAAAGGCCCCGTTGCTTACATTGGATGTAAAGATTTCAAACACCGGAACCTACATAGGAAGCGGATTTTCGGCAACCGTTACAAGTGTCAGCGATCCCATACCCACCAAGGATATAAAGATCGCGACTTCCTGGAGAGTTAAGGACAGTAATACCAGCGATATTACTTCAGGGGGAAACACTTCAACGCCTCTTGTTGCCAATGTCAACAGCCCTGAGATAGAAGGAACTTCGCTCATTAAGAGTAATGCACCGTACGGGTACGGTCCTGGTGTGAATTCTTCATCAGGCGCACAGTCCCTGACTAATCCTTTCGACAAACCTGATCAGCAGTTCGGAAACTATTCCCTGGTCCAGGGGACAGGACTCGTTGCATTCGCTTATGGCAGCAACTCGGAAAAAGCGATCGGTTCGTCAACAGGTTTGAGTGATGACGGCGGTTACGGCGTAGTTACGGATTATGAATATATTTCCGACGGTTACTTTGGGACCGGAGCACTTGACGCCGCACAGGCAGTACTTGGAACAAACTGGGAAAAACTGAGAGTAGGTGACACAGTGAACGTCAAGGTAATTCATATTCCGACCGGGAAAGTGATCTTTGAAAAGGATGTCGCAGTTACGGAGGGCTAA